The DNA window CAGCGCGGCGGCTCCTTCGCTTCCGGTGCGAATGTCGCCGCCGGTGCATGCGGCCGTCACCCCGGTGGCTGCGGTCTCCCCGTCCTTCCCCGACCTCACCGGGCCCGCCGTCGTCGCGATCGACCGCGACCCGACCGTCTTTCACGTCGCCGAGCCCGCGTTGTCCGCTCCGCCGCCGGCGAGAATCGTGAACGCGCCAGGCGCGCTGGGCATTCCGAGCATCGCGCTGGCCGCCTACCGCAATGCGGAACAGAAGATGGCCGTCGCCGCCCCGGGCTGCGGCGTCAGCTGGAACCTGCTGGCCGGAATCGGGCGCATCGAATCGGGCCACGCGGGCGGCGGCGCGGTCGACGCACGCGGCACCGCGATCACCCCGATCTACGGCCCGTCCCTGGACGGCACGCTGCCGGGCAACGAGACGATCATCCAGAGCAGCGCCGGCAACCGCGTCACCTACGCCCGCGCGATGGGGCCGATGCAGTTCCTGCCAGGGACCTGGGCGCGCTACGCCTCCGACGGCAAGGGCGACGGCGTCGCGGATCCGCAGAACATCTTCGACGCCACCCTGGCGGCCGCCCGGTACCTGTGCAGCGGCGGACTCAACCTGCGCGAGCAGTCGCAGGTTTTGACCGCGATCCTGCGCTACAACAACTCGATGCCCTACGCGCAGAACGTGCTGGGCTGGGCGGCGGCCTACGCCACCGGCGTCGTGCCGGTCGACCTGCCGCCGATGACCGGACCGCCGCCGCCGCTGGGCGACGCACACCTCGAGCACCCCGAAGGGCTCGGACCCAACCTGCCGATGAACATCAACGGCCTGCCGCTGGACGACCCGCTGGCGCGCGTCCCGCTGATCGACTTGAGCAGCCCCGCGTCCGTCAGTCCCCCACCGATGTTCCCGTGGATGACGCCCACGCCTGCGCAGACGCCGGCGCAAGTCGGTTGCACGGTGATCTGCATCAGTTCGCAGAGTGCGCCGCCCTCGGGCCCGCCGCCGTTCGCCCCGCCGCCCCCGCCGTTCGGTGCGCCGCCGCCCCCGGACGCCGGTCCCCCTC is part of the Mycobacterium mantenii genome and encodes:
- a CDS encoding lytic transglycosylase domain-containing protein, yielding MRIGGSRSESSAAARVRPRALRNTRKPIFGVAAISPLVFAGAVSAAAPSLPVRMSPPVHAAVTPVAAVSPSFPDLTGPAVVAIDRDPTVFHVAEPALSAPPPARIVNAPGALGIPSIALAAYRNAEQKMAVAAPGCGVSWNLLAGIGRIESGHAGGGAVDARGTAITPIYGPSLDGTLPGNETIIQSSAGNRVTYARAMGPMQFLPGTWARYASDGKGDGVADPQNIFDATLAAARYLCSGGLNLREQSQVLTAILRYNNSMPYAQNVLGWAAAYATGVVPVDLPPMTGPPPPLGDAHLEHPEGLGPNLPMNINGLPLDDPLARVPLIDLSSPASVSPPPMFPWMTPTPAQTPAQVGCTVICISSQSAPPSGPPPFAPPPPPFGAPPPPDAGPPPAPQAAGPSQAAPAPNTASPSGAGAGAPKPNQHGPGPAN